A genome region from Nocardiopsis exhalans includes the following:
- a CDS encoding SgcJ/EcaC family oxidoreductase, giving the protein MPRETTARHRELPGDGEAVSARILAEAGVREDPKYFRDFPSDEEREVLTVPQLIQGAWLENDADFFASVFTPDGSLLIQDEELADREEIRAFMASGFAGPLRGAHVSGWPLAMRFLGPDTALVVTQGGIVRDGEEGVAPEREIRAVWVIVRRSGRWRLMSHQSSPIRG; this is encoded by the coding sequence ATGCCCCGAGAAACGACGGCTCGGCACCGGGAGCTTCCCGGAGACGGGGAGGCGGTGTCTGCCCGGATCCTGGCCGAGGCAGGGGTCCGGGAGGACCCGAAGTACTTCCGCGACTTTCCCAGCGACGAGGAGCGGGAGGTACTGACCGTCCCGCAGTTGATCCAGGGCGCGTGGCTGGAGAACGACGCGGACTTCTTCGCCTCCGTCTTCACTCCGGACGGGAGCCTGCTCATCCAGGACGAGGAGCTGGCAGACCGGGAGGAGATCCGCGCGTTCATGGCGTCCGGTTTCGCCGGCCCTCTGCGCGGCGCGCACGTGTCCGGCTGGCCGCTCGCGATGCGGTTCCTCGGCCCCGACACGGCCCTGGTCGTCACTCAGGGCGGAATCGTCCGCGACGGTGAGGAGGGTGTGGCCCCCGAGCGGGAGATCCGGGCGGTGTGGGTGATCGTGCGCCGGTCGGGGCGCTGGCGCCTGATGTCCCACCAGAGCAGCCCGATCCGGGGATGA
- a CDS encoding DegT/DnrJ/EryC1/StrS family aminotransferase, whose product MINVFQPALGPDELAAVTSVFEDSWPGLGERTTAFEAAFAEHLGVDPRTVLFVNSATAGLFLAVEILGLGPGDEVVLPSVSFVGAANAVCAAGARAVFCDVDPRTLNPTVEDVERALTDRTRAVMLLHYGGQPGDVERIAAMCEARGVRLVEDAACAVASRVGERACGTFGDIAVWSFDAMKVLSTGDGGMVVVRDPDAADRARRLAYHGLRHQSGLSASRSVSRRWWELDVEAFGRRVVGNDLTAAIGLVQLRRLPRFVARRREIASFYDRALSGVEGLEGPPPVPEGHTSSHYFHWVRLDPGERDRVAADLLERGVYTTFRYAPLHRVPAYGAQGVRLPGAEEAAERTLLLPQHQGLSDGDVKHVAEELVSSVTGRPEAKGNRP is encoded by the coding sequence ATGATCAACGTGTTCCAACCGGCCCTGGGCCCGGACGAGCTCGCCGCCGTCACGTCGGTGTTCGAGGACTCCTGGCCGGGGCTCGGCGAGCGGACCACCGCCTTCGAGGCCGCCTTCGCCGAACACCTGGGGGTCGATCCGCGCACCGTGCTGTTCGTCAACTCGGCGACGGCGGGCCTCTTCCTCGCGGTGGAGATCCTGGGGCTGGGACCCGGAGACGAGGTCGTACTCCCCAGTGTGAGTTTCGTCGGCGCGGCGAACGCCGTCTGCGCGGCGGGGGCACGGGCCGTGTTCTGCGACGTGGACCCCCGCACCCTCAACCCCACGGTGGAGGACGTCGAACGCGCGCTCACCGACCGCACCCGGGCAGTGATGCTCCTGCACTACGGAGGCCAGCCCGGCGACGTGGAGCGGATCGCCGCGATGTGCGAGGCACGCGGCGTGCGACTCGTGGAGGACGCGGCGTGCGCCGTGGCCTCACGGGTCGGCGAGCGCGCCTGCGGGACCTTCGGCGACATCGCGGTCTGGAGTTTCGACGCGATGAAGGTCCTCAGCACGGGTGACGGCGGCATGGTCGTGGTGCGAGATCCGGATGCGGCTGACCGGGCTCGGCGACTCGCCTACCACGGCCTGCGCCACCAGAGCGGCCTGAGCGCGTCCCGCTCGGTCTCGCGCCGGTGGTGGGAACTGGACGTGGAGGCCTTCGGCCGACGTGTGGTGGGCAACGACCTGACCGCGGCGATCGGCCTCGTACAGCTGAGGCGACTTCCCCGGTTCGTTGCGCGCAGGCGCGAGATCGCCTCCTTCTACGACCGGGCGCTCTCCGGTGTGGAGGGCTTGGAGGGCCCGCCCCCGGTGCCGGAAGGACACACCTCGTCACACTACTTCCACTGGGTGCGGTTGGACCCCGGAGAACGGGACCGGGTGGCGGCCGACCTTTTGGAGCGGGGCGTCTACACCACGTTCCGGTACGCGCCGCTGCACCGGGTACCCGCCTACGGGGCGCAGGGGGTCCGGCTGCCGGGTGCGGAGGAGGCCGCGGAGCGGACCCTCCTGCTGCCTCAGCACCAAGGGCTCTCCGACGGCGACGTCAAACACGTGGCCGAGGAACTGGTCTCCTCTGTCACGGGGCGACCCGAGGCGAAGGGGAACAGGCCATGA
- the rfbH gene encoding lipopolysaccharide biosynthesis protein RfbH: MGESKTEILNAVRAYHRQEEGSGAFVPGETEIWPSGAVLDADDRAAFVEAALDMRIASGSSARKFESALARKVGVRKAHLTNSGSSANLLAVTALTSHQLGERALVPGDEVVTVAAAFPTTVNPILQNGLVPVYTDIELGTYNTTAERVERAIGPRTRAIAIAHTAGNPYEVEEVARIAADRGLFLIEDNCDALGSRYRGSYTGTFGHLATVSFYPAHHLTMGEGGCVLTSDLTLSRIVESLRDWGRDCWCPPGQSNTCFKRFDWQMGELPEGYDHKYIYSHVGYNLKTTDTAAALGLSQLGKMDSFCAARRANWSRLREGLDGVPHLLLPEATADSDPSWYGFVLTVTDDAPFDSADLVGFLEDRRIGTRRLFAGNLLRHPAYTNRPRRLAEPLVNSDKVMESTFHLGVYPGLTEEMIDYVVSSVKEFVASRR; encoded by the coding sequence ATGGGCGAGTCGAAGACCGAGATCCTCAATGCCGTTCGGGCCTACCACCGGCAGGAGGAGGGATCCGGGGCGTTCGTCCCTGGAGAGACCGAGATATGGCCGTCCGGAGCCGTGCTGGACGCCGATGACCGGGCCGCCTTCGTCGAGGCCGCGCTCGACATGCGCATCGCCTCGGGGAGCAGCGCACGCAAGTTCGAGTCAGCACTCGCACGCAAGGTCGGCGTACGCAAGGCACACCTGACCAATTCCGGCTCCTCCGCGAACCTCCTCGCGGTCACCGCGCTCACGTCGCATCAGCTCGGCGAGCGGGCCCTTGTGCCGGGCGACGAGGTGGTGACCGTGGCCGCGGCCTTCCCCACCACAGTGAACCCGATCCTCCAGAACGGGCTCGTCCCGGTGTATACGGACATCGAACTCGGAACGTACAACACCACGGCCGAGCGGGTGGAACGGGCTATCGGGCCGCGTACCCGGGCGATCGCGATCGCCCACACGGCGGGCAACCCTTACGAGGTGGAGGAGGTCGCCCGAATCGCGGCCGATCGGGGCCTGTTCCTGATCGAGGACAACTGTGACGCCCTCGGGTCCCGCTACAGAGGCAGCTACACCGGTACGTTCGGGCACCTCGCCACAGTGAGTTTCTACCCCGCCCACCACCTCACCATGGGCGAGGGCGGCTGCGTGCTGACCTCCGACCTGACGCTGTCGCGGATCGTGGAGTCCCTGCGCGACTGGGGACGCGACTGCTGGTGCCCTCCCGGGCAGAGCAACACGTGTTTCAAGAGGTTCGACTGGCAGATGGGCGAGCTCCCCGAGGGCTACGACCACAAGTACATCTACTCACACGTGGGATACAACCTCAAGACCACCGACACCGCGGCCGCACTGGGCCTGTCCCAGCTCGGCAAGATGGACAGCTTCTGCGCGGCCCGGCGCGCCAACTGGTCGCGGCTCCGTGAAGGTTTGGACGGAGTACCACACCTGCTGCTGCCCGAGGCGACCGCCGACAGCGACCCCAGTTGGTACGGATTCGTCCTCACCGTCACCGACGACGCCCCCTTCGACTCAGCCGACCTGGTCGGCTTCCTGGAGGACCGCAGGATCGGCACCCGGCGCCTGTTCGCGGGGAACCTCCTGCGCCACCCGGCCTACACGAACCGGCCCCGCCGTCTGGCGGAGCCCCTGGTCAACAGCGACAAGGTCATGGAGAGCACCTTCCACCTGGGTGTCTACCCCGGCCTGACCGAGGAGATGATCGACTACGTCGTCTCCTCCGTCAAGGAGTTCGTCGCATCGCGGCGCTGA
- a CDS encoding nucleotide disphospho-sugar-binding domain-containing protein, with protein sequence MRVVFCLWPNAAHLYPLVPLAWALQAEGHEVRVVSHHALQEKTVAVGLPAVSVGNPDMIPMGPGNPYPEERRQVAELTEALAPTGDERDPWDVFTHFMLPSIWDFSPVEPADEERFRAVDDLVAFARDWKPDLILWDPCFPIGAVAAAASGAAHARLLWGQDYFGWSRNLFRSRQDADSGITGEEPLAASVGPSARRHGVGVDEELLLGQWTLDPLPEAMRLPTGVPAVPVRWVPYSGQAAVPSWLRQSGGRPRVALSLGLSQRMYLKGGWGHVPALLEALGGLDMDVVATLDATQLEGTSVPSNVRAVDYLPLNQLLPTCDAIIHHGGVGTFAAAAAMGTPQLITDSDDEHGVTAAAGEGMEASKHVESSITAEYVTSRGAGLRLDHRTQTVEDMRESLRRVLKDPAFRRGADRVRAEILASPAPSAVVAALVELAELYKGTP encoded by the coding sequence ATGAGAGTCGTTTTCTGTCTTTGGCCCAATGCCGCCCACCTGTACCCGCTCGTCCCCCTCGCCTGGGCCCTCCAGGCGGAGGGGCACGAGGTCCGCGTCGTCTCGCACCACGCGCTCCAGGAGAAGACCGTCGCCGTCGGGCTCCCCGCGGTCTCGGTCGGCAACCCGGACATGATCCCCATGGGGCCGGGAAACCCCTACCCCGAGGAACGGCGCCAGGTCGCAGAACTCACCGAGGCACTGGCACCCACCGGGGACGAGCGGGACCCCTGGGACGTGTTCACCCACTTCATGCTGCCCTCGATCTGGGATTTCTCCCCCGTCGAACCCGCTGACGAGGAGCGCTTCCGTGCTGTGGACGACCTGGTCGCCTTCGCACGGGACTGGAAGCCCGACCTGATCCTGTGGGACCCGTGCTTCCCGATCGGAGCCGTGGCCGCCGCGGCGAGCGGAGCCGCCCACGCCCGACTGCTCTGGGGCCAGGACTACTTCGGCTGGAGCAGGAACCTGTTCCGTTCGCGCCAGGACGCCGACTCCGGCATCACCGGGGAGGAGCCCCTGGCTGCCTCGGTGGGTCCGAGCGCGCGGCGCCACGGTGTCGGGGTGGATGAGGAACTGCTCCTGGGCCAGTGGACCCTGGACCCGCTTCCGGAGGCGATGCGGCTGCCCACCGGTGTGCCCGCCGTTCCGGTTCGCTGGGTGCCGTACTCCGGGCAGGCCGCGGTGCCGTCGTGGTTGCGGCAGAGCGGTGGCCGACCGCGTGTCGCCCTGTCCCTGGGCCTGTCCCAGCGCATGTACCTCAAGGGCGGTTGGGGCCACGTCCCCGCCCTCCTGGAAGCGCTCGGCGGGTTGGACATGGACGTGGTCGCGACCCTGGACGCCACACAGCTGGAAGGCACCTCGGTCCCATCGAACGTCCGGGCTGTGGACTACCTCCCGCTGAACCAGCTCCTTCCCACCTGTGACGCGATCATCCACCACGGGGGCGTCGGCACCTTCGCGGCCGCAGCCGCGATGGGGACGCCGCAGCTCATCACGGACTCCGACGACGAACACGGAGTGACCGCCGCGGCCGGAGAAGGGATGGAGGCGTCCAAGCACGTCGAGTCCTCGATCACCGCCGAATACGTCACCTCCCGGGGTGCGGGGCTGCGTCTGGACCATCGGACACAGACCGTGGAGGACATGCGGGAGAGTCTGCGCCGGGTGTTGAAGGACCCCGCCTTCCGTCGGGGCGCCGACCGCGTCCGTGCCGAGATCCTGGCGTCCCCTGCCCCCTCGGCCGTCGTCGCGGCCCTGGTCGAACTGGCCGAACTGTACAAGGGCACCCCATGA
- a CDS encoding FAD-dependent oxidoreductase, which yields MDKMHGTRQGTAVVLGASIAGLFAAHVLARSYPQVVLVDRDEVIGTNLPRRGVPQGHHVHGLLASGQLMAEDLIPGLTQDMLDAGVPMGDLGGQLRWFFNGRRLAPTRTGLVVVGGDRAVLESHVRSRVERLPNTEFRQDTDIVSLEHDDADARITGVRVQSRGGGPEEVLPADLVVDATGRGSRTPVWLESMGYGRVPADSVKIGLTYTTRRFRLRTDAFGTDVSVNPVATPKHPRGAFLTTLGGDRCGVSLTGVLGETPPADLAGFLEYTRSLPVPDVHEAIRNAEPLGEAVTFRFPASVRRRYERLQRLPAGLAVVGDALCTFNPVYGQGMTMAAVQARVLGEQLGGGNAFSPRSYFRAASRALEPAWSIAVGGDLAFPEVPGRRTPLVRFVNAYLDRLRYAAHDDPRLAEAFLRVIGLVDPPERLLTPGVALRVIRGAYGSSGERAPIRTDTSRAG from the coding sequence ATGGACAAGATGCACGGAACAAGGCAGGGGACCGCGGTGGTGCTCGGCGCGAGCATTGCCGGGCTCTTCGCCGCTCACGTTCTCGCCCGCTCCTATCCGCAGGTCGTCCTTGTGGACCGGGACGAGGTGATCGGAACGAACCTTCCCCGACGCGGGGTTCCCCAGGGGCACCACGTGCACGGACTCCTCGCGAGCGGCCAGCTCATGGCCGAGGACCTGATCCCCGGCCTCACCCAGGACATGCTCGACGCCGGCGTCCCCATGGGGGACCTCGGAGGACAGTTGCGCTGGTTCTTCAACGGGCGTCGGCTGGCGCCGACGCGTACCGGCCTGGTGGTGGTCGGCGGTGACCGGGCCGTCCTGGAAAGCCATGTGCGCTCGCGGGTGGAGCGCCTGCCCAACACGGAGTTCCGCCAGGACACCGACATCGTGTCCCTGGAGCACGACGACGCGGACGCCAGGATCACCGGGGTCCGCGTCCAGTCCAGAGGGGGCGGCCCCGAAGAGGTCCTGCCCGCGGACCTCGTCGTCGACGCCACGGGCCGGGGCTCACGCACCCCCGTGTGGCTGGAGTCGATGGGCTACGGGCGGGTCCCCGCGGACAGCGTCAAGATCGGTCTGACCTACACCACCCGCCGTTTCCGGCTGCGTACCGATGCCTTCGGCACGGACGTGTCCGTCAACCCCGTCGCCACGCCGAAGCATCCCCGGGGCGCCTTCCTGACCACTTTGGGAGGTGACCGGTGCGGCGTGTCCTTGACTGGGGTGCTGGGCGAGACCCCGCCCGCGGACCTGGCGGGTTTCCTGGAGTACACCCGTTCCCTGCCCGTACCGGATGTCCACGAGGCCATCAGGAACGCCGAACCCCTGGGGGAGGCTGTCACCTTCCGCTTCCCGGCCAGCGTCCGACGCAGGTACGAACGGTTGCAGCGCCTGCCCGCTGGACTGGCCGTGGTGGGCGACGCCCTGTGCACCTTCAATCCCGTCTACGGCCAGGGCATGACCATGGCCGCGGTCCAGGCGCGGGTCCTGGGGGAGCAGCTCGGCGGCGGAAACGCGTTCTCGCCCCGCTCCTATTTCCGGGCCGCCTCCCGGGCCTTGGAACCCGCCTGGTCGATCGCGGTCGGCGGGGACCTCGCCTTCCCCGAGGTGCCCGGGCGACGCACACCCCTGGTCCGGTTCGTCAACGCCTATTTGGACCGCCTGCGCTACGCGGCGCACGACGACCCGAGACTCGCCGAGGCCTTCTTGAGAGTGATCGGCCTGGTCGATCCCCCTGAGCGGCTCCTCACCCCCGGGGTCGCCCTACGCGTGATCCGAGGCGCCTACGGCAGCAGCGGGGAACGCGCCCCGATCCGGACCGACACCTCAAGGGCCGGATGA
- a CDS encoding SAM-dependent methyltransferase has translation MTMNSPTEDGVFSPERPSPARMYDYFLHGTNNFPVDRAAADQVIEKLGSTLTRSVVWENRNFLVRVVRHLAAEHGIRQFIDVGAGLPSVDNTHQAAHSVDPRARVLYVDNDPIVAAHGERLLEGSEGRAKILTADLRDPDSIMDSPVTRKLIDLSQPVGLLFIAVFHFIRPEEDPHGLIERFRSRLAPGSFVALSHLSTGESPEQEQRLMTETYRNSPAPMVYRTPEEIGSLFDGFELLSPGLVAPGLWRPDAGAGESTKRFLSAVGRVC, from the coding sequence ATGACGATGAACAGCCCGACCGAGGACGGTGTGTTCTCCCCAGAACGGCCGTCCCCGGCCCGCATGTACGACTACTTTCTCCACGGCACCAACAACTTCCCCGTCGACCGGGCCGCGGCCGACCAGGTGATCGAGAAGCTGGGGTCCACCCTGACCCGCTCGGTGGTCTGGGAGAACCGGAACTTCCTGGTCCGTGTGGTCCGCCACCTGGCCGCCGAGCACGGTATCCGCCAGTTCATCGACGTCGGTGCGGGACTGCCCAGCGTCGACAACACCCACCAGGCAGCACATTCGGTCGACCCGAGGGCCCGTGTCCTCTACGTGGACAACGATCCGATCGTGGCCGCCCACGGTGAGCGGCTCCTGGAGGGTTCTGAGGGCAGGGCCAAGATTCTCACCGCGGACCTGCGGGACCCGGATTCCATCATGGACAGCCCGGTGACACGGAAGCTGATCGACCTTTCCCAGCCGGTGGGGCTGCTCTTCATCGCGGTCTTCCACTTCATCAGGCCGGAAGAGGACCCACACGGTCTCATCGAGCGGTTTCGGTCGCGGCTCGCCCCGGGGTCGTTCGTCGCGCTGTCACACCTGTCCACCGGTGAGTCCCCGGAGCAGGAGCAACGCCTGATGACGGAGACCTACCGCAATTCCCCGGCCCCGATGGTCTACCGGACCCCCGAAGAGATCGGCTCGCTGTTCGACGGATTCGAACTGCTGAGCCCGGGGCTGGTGGCCCCGGGGCTCTGGCGCCCGGACGCGGGAGCGGGCGAGTCCACCAAGCGCTTCCTGAGCGCGGTCGGTCGCGTCTGCTGA
- a CDS encoding FG-GAP repeat domain-containing protein, with the protein MGSMYRIATLALALALMGAVGVMTIRPSLSGSEHTDRAAPFAFETLDLNSEPDGSRSERDVAPDLEHFRGWISAVGAGGTLLDLRGLGKSADVCLVDPRDDSVTLRNAPGSGEDDYPVVELLPEGLPYDHTMAPMGCVPADLDEDGDLDIIVYYWGRSPVLFTNTAGPQATPAAENFTAHELVEPMQVWNTTSLNVADVDGSGSLDILVGNYFPDGARVLDPDAHDETRMEMQQSMGLATNAGRNRLLLTEPTGEADTPPVVSDASTAIPERATTAWTLAIGFQDLTGTGVPDIYLGNDFGNDSLLVNHSTPGDVRLELLKGERDMATPKSQVMGNGSFKGMGVAFTYADGAELPMIVVSNITSPYALHESNFAFVPDGEAADLLDGAVPYSESSEQLGLARSGWSWDVKAGDFDNSGTDELFQATGFLKGDTTRWPELQEIAMGNDQLLKHSGVWPNFAEGDDISGHETNPFWVRGDDGSYADLAEAVGIAEYDVTRAFAFGDVNGDGLLDVVVANQWEDSRLLLNRAPDAAPGVVLRLVRPGAAGGDALTPAIGASVRVDGEGHPPQTRELFHANGHVGVSDSIVHLAAPSGDLPITVSWRDGTGQRHSTELVVEPGTHTVLLDDDGTAVVR; encoded by the coding sequence ATGGGCTCCATGTACCGCATAGCGACGCTGGCGCTGGCACTCGCCCTCATGGGTGCGGTCGGTGTCATGACCATCCGTCCCTCACTGAGCGGGTCCGAACACACCGATCGGGCGGCACCCTTCGCCTTCGAGACGCTCGACCTCAACTCCGAACCCGACGGTTCCCGGTCCGAGCGGGACGTGGCGCCCGACCTGGAACACTTCAGGGGGTGGATCTCCGCCGTGGGCGCGGGCGGCACCCTTCTCGACCTGCGCGGTCTGGGCAAGTCCGCGGACGTCTGCCTGGTCGACCCCCGGGACGACAGCGTGACCCTGCGCAACGCGCCCGGAAGCGGTGAGGACGACTACCCGGTCGTCGAACTACTGCCCGAGGGCCTGCCCTACGACCACACCATGGCCCCCATGGGCTGTGTCCCCGCCGACCTGGACGAGGACGGCGACCTCGACATCATCGTCTACTACTGGGGCCGTTCACCGGTCCTGTTCACGAACACCGCCGGGCCGCAGGCCACACCCGCCGCGGAGAACTTCACCGCGCACGAACTGGTCGAACCGATGCAGGTCTGGAACACGACCTCGCTGAACGTCGCGGACGTGGACGGCTCCGGCAGCCTCGACATCCTGGTCGGCAACTACTTCCCCGATGGCGCACGTGTCCTGGACCCCGACGCCCACGACGAGACGCGCATGGAGATGCAGCAGAGCATGGGCCTGGCCACCAACGCCGGACGCAACCGCCTCCTGCTCACCGAGCCGACCGGTGAGGCGGACACGCCTCCCGTTGTCTCCGACGCGAGCACGGCCATCCCGGAGCGGGCCACGACCGCCTGGACACTGGCGATCGGCTTCCAGGACCTGACCGGCACGGGGGTCCCCGACATCTACCTGGGCAACGACTTCGGCAACGACAGTCTCCTGGTCAACCACTCCACCCCGGGCGACGTCCGGCTGGAGCTGCTGAAGGGGGAGCGGGACATGGCCACGCCCAAGTCACAGGTCATGGGAAACGGGTCCTTCAAGGGCATGGGCGTCGCCTTCACCTACGCGGACGGCGCCGAACTGCCGATGATCGTGGTCAGCAACATCACCAGCCCCTACGCACTGCACGAGAGCAACTTCGCCTTCGTCCCCGACGGTGAGGCCGCCGACCTCCTCGACGGCGCCGTCCCCTACAGCGAGAGCAGCGAACAGCTGGGGCTCGCGCGCAGCGGATGGTCCTGGGACGTCAAGGCGGGTGACTTCGACAACAGCGGCACTGACGAGCTGTTCCAGGCCACCGGCTTCCTCAAGGGGGACACCACGCGCTGGCCGGAGCTCCAGGAGATCGCCATGGGCAACGACCAGCTGCTCAAGCACTCCGGCGTGTGGCCCAACTTCGCCGAGGGCGACGACATCTCCGGACACGAGACCAACCCCTTCTGGGTTCGCGGAGACGACGGTTCCTACGCCGACCTCGCCGAAGCGGTGGGGATCGCCGAGTACGACGTCACACGGGCCTTCGCCTTCGGCGATGTCAACGGCGACGGGCTGCTGGACGTGGTGGTCGCCAACCAGTGGGAGGACTCCCGGCTCCTGCTGAACAGGGCCCCCGACGCCGCACCCGGCGTGGTGCTGCGCCTGGTCCGGCCTGGGGCCGCGGGCGGCGATGCCCTCACTCCGGCGATCGGAGCCTCCGTCCGCGTGGACGGCGAGGGGCATCCACCGCAGACCAGGGAGCTCTTCCACGCCAACGGGCACGTGGGGGTCTCCGACTCCATCGTGCACCTGGCCGCCCCTTCGGGAGACCTGCCGATCACCGTCTCCTGGCGGGACGGCACGGGCCAACGGCACAGCACCGAGCTTGTGGTGGAGCCGGGGACCCACACGGTCCTCCTCGACGATGACGGAACGGCGGTAGTCCGATGA
- a CDS encoding glucose-1-phosphate thymidylyltransferase, whose amino-acid sequence MRALILAGGSGSRMLPLTHTLPKQLLPVAGLPVLEYAVRSVRDLGIVDVGVVTGGGADLVRHELGDGSELGVRITYIHQGQPRGLADCVRMARGFLGEEDFVLFLGDNLLPEGIGGLAEEFAARGSDAHVAVQRVADPSAFGVVETGEDGKVIRLVEKPEEPMGNQAVIGVYFFTRAVHEAVRAIAPSRRGELEITDAVQWLLKRGYGVTASEYTGYWADVGSPEDVLAANRHVLGLLDCPFPQDGVDESSRVTGPVRLGRGASIVRSTVRGPAWIGPGTVVEDSAVGPWTSVGGNCSLSGADLADSVVLNGAGVYGPAPLRGCLIGADSTVRSRSGPAGGHRFVVGDHTRIELGI is encoded by the coding sequence ATGAGGGCGCTCATCCTGGCGGGCGGATCCGGGTCACGCATGCTCCCGCTCACCCACACGCTGCCCAAACAGCTGCTCCCGGTAGCCGGGCTCCCGGTCCTGGAGTACGCGGTCCGGAGCGTGCGCGACCTGGGGATCGTCGACGTCGGGGTCGTCACCGGCGGGGGCGCTGACCTCGTCCGGCACGAACTCGGGGACGGCTCCGAGTTGGGGGTGCGGATCACCTACATCCACCAGGGGCAGCCCCGGGGCCTGGCCGACTGCGTACGGATGGCCCGGGGCTTCCTCGGGGAGGAGGACTTCGTCCTGTTCCTGGGGGACAACCTCCTCCCGGAGGGGATCGGTGGGCTCGCCGAGGAGTTCGCGGCCCGCGGGTCGGACGCCCACGTCGCGGTGCAGCGGGTAGCGGACCCGAGTGCCTTCGGCGTCGTGGAGACGGGAGAGGACGGCAAGGTCATCCGTCTGGTGGAGAAGCCCGAGGAACCGATGGGGAACCAGGCGGTCATAGGTGTCTACTTCTTCACCCGCGCCGTCCACGAAGCCGTCCGGGCCATCGCTCCGAGCCGTCGCGGGGAGCTGGAGATCACTGACGCGGTGCAGTGGTTGCTCAAGCGCGGCTACGGCGTGACCGCCAGCGAGTACACGGGGTACTGGGCCGACGTGGGCAGCCCGGAGGACGTCCTGGCGGCCAACCGCCATGTCCTGGGCCTCCTCGATTGCCCGTTTCCGCAGGACGGCGTCGACGAGTCGAGCAGGGTCACCGGCCCGGTACGGCTCGGCCGGGGCGCGAGCATCGTGCGGTCCACCGTGCGCGGACCGGCGTGGATCGGCCCCGGAACCGTGGTGGAGGACTCGGCTGTGGGGCCGTGGACGTCGGTCGGCGGGAACTGTTCGCTCTCCGGAGCGGACCTGGCCGACAGCGTGGTCCTGAACGGCGCCGGGGTGTACGGCCCCGCACCGCTACGGGGCTGTCTGATCGGCGCGGACTCCACGGTCCGGTCCCGGTCGGGCCCCGCTGGCGGACACCGGTTCGTCGTCGGGGACCACACCCGCATCGAGCTGGGCATCTGA